One window from the genome of Acomys russatus chromosome 30, mAcoRus1.1, whole genome shotgun sequence encodes:
- the Mocs2 gene encoding molybdopterin synthase catalytic subunit yields MSSSEISSSCFSLETKLPLSLQLVEDNAPEPSSNDVDEVEEKPKDVIQLTAEKLSVDQVSRLVISPLCGAVSLFVGTTRNNFEGKKVISLEYEAYVPMAENEIRKICSDIRQKWPIKHIAVFHRLGLVPVSEASTIIAVSSPHRAASLEAVSYAIDSLKAKVPIWKKEIYEESASSWKRNKECFWAAGD; encoded by the exons ATGTCGAGCTCGGAGATCAGCAGCTCCTGCTTCAGCCTGGAGACGAAGTTGCCATTGTCCCTCCAATTAGTGGAGGATAATGCACCTGAGCCATCTAG CAACGATGTGGATGAGGTTGAAGAGAAACCGAAGGACGTAATACAGTTGACTGCCGAGAAACTTTCAGTGGACCAAGTGTCACGGTTGGTCATCTCCCCGCTGTGTGGTGCAGTGTCCCTCTTTGTAG ggaCTACAAGAAACAACTTTGAAGGCAAAAAAGTCATCAGTTTAGAATATGAAGCATATGTACCAATGgcagaaaatgaaatcagaaaaatTTGTAGTGACATTAGACAGAAATGGCCAATCAAACACATAGCGGTGTTCCATCGGCTCGG TTTGGTTCCAGTGTCAGAGGCAAGCACGATTATTGCTGTGTCCTCGCCTCACAGAGCCGCATCCCTTGAAGCTGTGAGCTACGCCATTGACTCTCTAAAAGCCAAGGTGCCTATATGGAAAAAG gaaATATATGAAGAATCAGCTTCatcttggaaaagaaacaaagaatgctTCTGGGCAGCCGGTGACTAA